The following proteins come from a genomic window of Accipiter gentilis chromosome 2, bAccGen1.1, whole genome shotgun sequence:
- the XKR9 gene encoding XK-related protein 9 isoform X2: protein MLFLTCYPFSLCSAHLSSAPLGLKVNSSILVHGGVMAVASVCAVEGGKAELQERTDHTHLNETYWFALKYGCKAAFKQKSSRDASETDPPNFIQKQAVDVVTDINMLRVFKTFLETTPQLFVQIYILMEHEKNNFCQYAAIILSFCGISFSMVDYQISLRKSLPDKDEFRVLPKLVYLLYKLLTITSWILSISLITLLSVRSSVILLIFLWICGFTWTLKQHTTFCKSRKMEYLYRTVVGIILIFTFFNIKGKKTKVCISIYYATHTVVTLGILFVYMFWKPSIIKEIHFTIVSILTILSLVLGIIFLVVYYRHFHPTAYCRSQACSDEVDGEAGQKDRVKIGRFQNFIMQ from the exons ATGTTATTTCTTACTTGCTATCCCTTTTCCTTGTGTTCTGCTCAcctctcctctgctcctctgGGTCTTAAGGTCAACAGTTCCATTCTGGTGCATGGGGGGGTTATGGCTGTTGCCAGTGTCTGTGCTGTGGAAGGTGGCAAAGCCGAGCTACAGGAGCGCACGGATCACACACACCTGAATGAGAC gTATTGGTTTGCTTTGAAGTATGGCTGCAAAGctgcatttaaacaaaaaagcagcagagatgcaTCAGAAACAGACCCTCCCAACTTCATTCAAAAACAAGCTGTTGATGTAGTGACTGATATTAACATGCTCAGGGTATTCAAGACTTTTCTTGAGACCACACCACAGCTTTTTGTCCAGATTTACATCCTCATGgaacatgagaaaaataatttctgtcaat atgctgccattattttgtctttttgtggTATCTCCTTTTCAATGGTTGATTATCAGATATCATTACGAAAATCTCTGCCTGATAAAGATGAATTTCGTGTGCTTCCCAAGTTAGTGTATCTCCTCTATAAACTGCTTACCATCACTTCTTGGATACTCAGTATTTCACTGATCACTCTACTAAGTGTTAGAAGTTCTGTAATTCTGCTGATATTTCTTTGGATCTGTGGCTTCACCTGGACTTTGAAACAACATACGACATTTTGCAAATCTAGGAAGATGGAATATCTGTACAGAACTGTTGTTGGAATCATtctaatttttaccttttttaacataaaggggaaaaaaacaaaagtttgCATTTCTATTTATTATGCTACTCACACTGTTGTAACTCTAGGTATTTTGTTTGTATACATGTTCTGGAAACCTTCCATTATCAAGGAAATACATTTTACAATTGTAAGCATCCTAACTATTCTTAGTCTGGTGTTAggtattatttttcttgttgtttattATAGGCATTTTCATCCCACTGCTTATTGCAGATCACAGGCATGTTCAGATGAAGTTGATGGAGAGGCAGGACAAAAAGATAGAGTGAAAATTGGTAGATTTCAAAACTTCATAATGCAATGA
- the XKR9 gene encoding XK-related protein 9 isoform X1, with the protein MMKFTKQNFIFLVGGIIIYVVDIGVDFWVASKYFCQGQYFWGILLLCFRGLSSLITQVFSYEWFKNDWEGTDTGKPKWIFLVHLFQCGIFIRYWFALKYGCKAAFKQKSSRDASETDPPNFIQKQAVDVVTDINMLRVFKTFLETTPQLFVQIYILMEHEKNNFCQYAAIILSFCGISFSMVDYQISLRKSLPDKDEFRVLPKLVYLLYKLLTITSWILSISLITLLSVRSSVILLIFLWICGFTWTLKQHTTFCKSRKMEYLYRTVVGIILIFTFFNIKGKKTKVCISIYYATHTVVTLGILFVYMFWKPSIIKEIHFTIVSILTILSLVLGIIFLVVYYRHFHPTAYCRSQACSDEVDGEAGQKDRVKIGRFQNFIMQ; encoded by the exons ATGATGAAATTTACtaagcagaattttatttttttagttggTGGAATTATAATTTATGTAGTTGATATTGGAGTGGACTTCTGGGTAGCTAGTAAATATTTCTGTCAAGGACAATATTTTTGGGGTATATTGCTACTGTGTTTTAGAGGTCTTTCATCATTAATAACTCAGGTATTCAGTTATGAGTGGTTTAAAAATGACTGGGAAGGTACCGATACTGGGAAGCCGAAATGGATTTTTCTAGTTCATCTCTTTCAGTGTGGAATTTTTATAAG gTATTGGTTTGCTTTGAAGTATGGCTGCAAAGctgcatttaaacaaaaaagcagcagagatgcaTCAGAAACAGACCCTCCCAACTTCATTCAAAAACAAGCTGTTGATGTAGTGACTGATATTAACATGCTCAGGGTATTCAAGACTTTTCTTGAGACCACACCACAGCTTTTTGTCCAGATTTACATCCTCATGgaacatgagaaaaataatttctgtcaat atgctgccattattttgtctttttgtggTATCTCCTTTTCAATGGTTGATTATCAGATATCATTACGAAAATCTCTGCCTGATAAAGATGAATTTCGTGTGCTTCCCAAGTTAGTGTATCTCCTCTATAAACTGCTTACCATCACTTCTTGGATACTCAGTATTTCACTGATCACTCTACTAAGTGTTAGAAGTTCTGTAATTCTGCTGATATTTCTTTGGATCTGTGGCTTCACCTGGACTTTGAAACAACATACGACATTTTGCAAATCTAGGAAGATGGAATATCTGTACAGAACTGTTGTTGGAATCATtctaatttttaccttttttaacataaaggggaaaaaaacaaaagtttgCATTTCTATTTATTATGCTACTCACACTGTTGTAACTCTAGGTATTTTGTTTGTATACATGTTCTGGAAACCTTCCATTATCAAGGAAATACATTTTACAATTGTAAGCATCCTAACTATTCTTAGTCTGGTGTTAggtattatttttcttgttgtttattATAGGCATTTTCATCCCACTGCTTATTGCAGATCACAGGCATGTTCAGATGAAGTTGATGGAGAGGCAGGACAAAAAGATAGAGTGAAAATTGGTAGATTTCAAAACTTCATAATGCAATGA
- the XKR9 gene encoding XK-related protein 9 isoform X3, whose translation MDFSSSSLSVWNFYKVNSSILVHGGVMAVASVCAVEGGKAELQERTDHTHLNETYWFALKYGCKAAFKQKSSRDASETDPPNFIQKQAVDVVTDINMLRVFKTFLETTPQLFVQIYILMEHEKNNFCQYAAIILSFCGISFSMVDYQISLRKSLPDKDEFRVLPKLVYLLYKLLTITSWILSISLITLLSVRSSVILLIFLWICGFTWTLKQHTTFCKSRKMEYLYRTVVGIILIFTFFNIKGKKTKVCISIYYATHTVVTLGILFVYMFWKPSIIKEIHFTIVSILTILSLVLGIIFLVVYYRHFHPTAYCRSQACSDEVDGEAGQKDRVKIGRFQNFIMQ comes from the exons ATGGATTTTTCTAGTTCATCTCTTTCAGTGTGGAATTTTTATAAG GTCAACAGTTCCATTCTGGTGCATGGGGGGGTTATGGCTGTTGCCAGTGTCTGTGCTGTGGAAGGTGGCAAAGCCGAGCTACAGGAGCGCACGGATCACACACACCTGAATGAGAC gTATTGGTTTGCTTTGAAGTATGGCTGCAAAGctgcatttaaacaaaaaagcagcagagatgcaTCAGAAACAGACCCTCCCAACTTCATTCAAAAACAAGCTGTTGATGTAGTGACTGATATTAACATGCTCAGGGTATTCAAGACTTTTCTTGAGACCACACCACAGCTTTTTGTCCAGATTTACATCCTCATGgaacatgagaaaaataatttctgtcaat atgctgccattattttgtctttttgtggTATCTCCTTTTCAATGGTTGATTATCAGATATCATTACGAAAATCTCTGCCTGATAAAGATGAATTTCGTGTGCTTCCCAAGTTAGTGTATCTCCTCTATAAACTGCTTACCATCACTTCTTGGATACTCAGTATTTCACTGATCACTCTACTAAGTGTTAGAAGTTCTGTAATTCTGCTGATATTTCTTTGGATCTGTGGCTTCACCTGGACTTTGAAACAACATACGACATTTTGCAAATCTAGGAAGATGGAATATCTGTACAGAACTGTTGTTGGAATCATtctaatttttaccttttttaacataaaggggaaaaaaacaaaagtttgCATTTCTATTTATTATGCTACTCACACTGTTGTAACTCTAGGTATTTTGTTTGTATACATGTTCTGGAAACCTTCCATTATCAAGGAAATACATTTTACAATTGTAAGCATCCTAACTATTCTTAGTCTGGTGTTAggtattatttttcttgttgtttattATAGGCATTTTCATCCCACTGCTTATTGCAGATCACAGGCATGTTCAGATGAAGTTGATGGAGAGGCAGGACAAAAAGATAGAGTGAAAATTGGTAGATTTCAAAACTTCATAATGCAATGA